The following proteins are co-located in the Solanum pennellii chromosome 1, SPENNV200 genome:
- the LOC107029725 gene encoding E3 ubiquitin-protein ligase PUB23-like: protein MDFPLHFRCPISMELMKDPVTISTGVTYERKNIEKWFYTCKKKTCPTTMQVLHSFDMTPNHTLKRLILAWQNGKSQSQSHDDELSMKHHDELVSLINTIESSPFKVSSLKKLKSIVELGDHDVKDDFKKCGGVEVLVRIIQQILIESSDFVTFRACEEALSVLIKLPIVLEEEETIKTLLQPGCMKSMAIILQRGSEEARFCTVSILQRIMKSDCQWNVVIEDQGIEFFKSLMEIMSDEICSKASSCALQVLIDILEKSKKSRLKAIEAGAMCTLIEILPDSSKSKSEKIMYLIKMMCECADGRMGFIEHGLGVAAITKKMLNISNVGTKIGVKIISLICNSHPTDKVLDDLLMYGSVKKLVALLHIGGSSTTKERVIKILKLHGDKWKKNPCFPYELKNYLGLESDSL, encoded by the coding sequence ATGGATTTTCCTCTACATTTTAGATGTCCAATCTCCATGGAGCTGATGAAAGATCCTGTCACGATCTCTACCGGTGTTACGTATGagagaaaaaatatagaaaaatggTTCTACACTTGCAAGAAGAAAACTTGTCCAACCACAATGCAAGTTTTACATAGTTTTGACATGACACCAAATCATACCCTCAAAAGACTCATACTTGCTTGGCAAAATGGCAAATCTCAATCTCAATCTCATGATGATGAATTATCAATGAAGCATCACGACGAGCTCGTATCGTTGATCAACACGATAGAATCAAGTCCTTTTAAGGTAAGTTCGTTAAAGAAACTCAAGTCAATTGTTGAATTAGGTGATCATGATGTAAAAGATGATTTCAAGAAATGTGGTGGAGTTGAGGTTCTTGTTAGGATTATTCAACAAATCTTAATCGAAAGCTCGGATTTCGTTACATTTAGAGCATGTGAAGAGGCTCTTAGTGTATTGATCAAGTTACCAATTGTGTTAGAAGAGGAGGAAACAATCAAGACATTGTTACAACCAGGATGCATGAAGTCTATGGCTATAATACTTCAAAGAGGGAGTGAAGAAGCAAGATTTTGCACCGTTTCGATATTGCAAAGGATTATGAAATCAGATTGTCAATGGAATGTTGTGATTGAAGATCAAGGGATTGAGTTTTTTAAGTCATTGATGGAGATTATGTCTGATGAAATATGTAGCAAGGCTAGTTCTTGTGCATTACAAGTCTTGATAGACATACTCGAAAAATCGAAAAAATCAAGATTGAAAGCAATTGAGGCTGGAGCTATGTGTACATTGATTGAGATTCTACCTGATTCAAGCAAATCAAAGAGTGAGAAGATAATGTATTTGATCAAAATGATGTGTGAATGTGCTGATGGAAGAATGGGATTTATTGAACATGGTTTAGGTGTTGCAGCCATAACtaaaaaaatgttgaacatTTCAAATGTTGGCACAAAAATTGGtgtgaaaataatttcattgaTTTGCAATTCTCATCCCACTGATAAAGTTTTGGATGATTTGTTGATGTATGGATCAGTGAAAAAATTGGTGGCTTTGTTACATATTGGTGGATCTTCAAC